From Argopecten irradians isolate NY chromosome 3, Ai_NY, whole genome shotgun sequence:
AAGGTATGGTACGTAGTTGGACAGTGCACATTATATAGTAAATTGATGAGAAAAATGGAAATGGACTAATTGGGACGAAATGTTCAACACTTAGATTGatgcatatatttttattttttttataagatgCCTTCGTACATCAACACTTTATATGAATACTTCTATCAAATCGCAAACTAAACATCTTATAAAACACCAATCAATTATCAAAACTAGGTATTAGGCGATTAAAAAGTATGTGAGGCGactttacttttgaaattgaaTACATTTCATCTCCACTGTAAAAGCACTATGATGATTTAGGTCGCATTCTCTGCTGTCTGCTACGGTTATACGGGTATATTTAATTGTAATGCGTTCATATTCGAAAACAAATGGGCAACACGATGTTATTTTTCAATGATTACCATCAGTTGCATTTGTGTCTAATTCGAAAACTTCCAAGTATTTCTGTCTTGCAGCCTCCTTTTTTAGCGCCATTTTTTCATCTGTTTGATCACATGATCGCCACAGCGCGCCCTCTAGATTGTTTACGTTTGTTTtatgggaggtaactctaatTATATAAGTAACTTGCAGACACAGCCAAACAAGGTCCAAATATCAGCCGAGAAGAAAGgtaatacatatatacctaTAATCGATGTTTTCATGATTTTTCACATTAGATTTAGATagaatactatttaaatctctgtaaTTACATAATTCACCAGTTAAACTATTGTTAAACTTTACTGTATCTGTCTCATTTTGTAATTAGACAAGTTTGACAGATGAGTGTGGTAACATGTAACGTTAACTTCATTACATGCAGTAGTGTTGACTAGTGTcttctacatggaatgtactTACTCACTGTTCAAATCGAGATTAAATAAAGGGGGTTTTTAAAGCgcaacttaaaaattaattcaccacatacatgtataaaaggACACGCATAGTCCGACCCAAACTGGAATACTGCTCTCcccacaacacacaccaaattcaacagatagaaaaaacacaacgcagagcagcaagatatgtTCACAACAAATATCACGACACCAGTTCAGTTACAAATATGATACATCAACTCAACTGGCCAACATTACAGACACTACGGCTACACACAAGATTAatacttttctacaaaataatacacaatatagttGCCGTCGAATACCAGACCATACTCAACCAGACACTCCAATCCACACTCCTTCAGACAAATCTCTGCTACAAAGGacacatacatatattcatttttcccacaaacaataacacaatggaatctcctccctgtaGCAGCAGTACAATGCATATGCACTACACTCGAGGACTTCAAGGCGCATATTTccaacgtagcccttgaagccctcATGCATTAGTTCCGCACATACctatatacaaacaaaacaaacaaaaaataataaagaaaatcaCAAATTTAATCCCTTCACACCCTTACACCCCTACAGATCACCGTGACATAATCGTCATATTTTGACGGCGTCATGTAAATAGAAGAAGAGATTTAAATCTTTGAAATCTATAAATAtgaaagatttaaaatacaataatatgtAACAGACAGCGATACATATACACAGTATAAGTAGTactttttcttcagttacaaaaattctaccatttaaaagtttgagcttcttattttacttttgagataaacatatattaaaatataattaaattgcgTAACCAAAAAgatccatgacactatgtcctatatggaatgaagtattgattgtgaatgcaccaaaagcaaaataaattattttgtatacatgtatctatatttttatttgtatttgacatattaatgtacaattaaataccagttattgttcaaatgataaggATCGTTTATGCTCGGTGGaggaacatctttaaaaattatgaattatgtaATATTGAAATTCATTGCATATACATGaagttaaatatttattttgtataggCATGTTTAATGCACACAATAGTTTCTAATTATCAATTTTACTTTATAGGAATCTAATGACAATAAAGTTTTGAGAAAATAATCGTCAAGGATTTGATTATAAATTCAGTCATGGAAAAGGATGTCTTCAGAAACTTGGATGATTTGAAGAAAGGAGCCAACATTCCCTTATGTGTTCAACTGAAAGTGCCCAATACAATGCCAGAGCATTGTGACACAGAAAAACTTAAGAGGGGACAGTTGTTCTTCCAGAAAAATGTTTCTAATTGTGTCTTGGCAATGCTGTCTTCCCTTGTGTGTGGTTTGAGTATATCCAATTTACTGGATCCCTTGGTGTTCACAAAAGTTTCAGACACACCAAAGAAATCTCTTTTTCGCTACATGAGAACACTTGTGCATGTTATAAAATGGCATCACAATGATTTATGGAATGAAAATTCGCCTGCGAGAGCATCACTTGATGAAGTGAGACAAAAGCATAGTGCTGTAGCTGAGGCCATGTTAAAACAAGAACCTGCTGGGAAAATTCACTTATCCCAGTATGATATGTCTTTAGTGCAGTGTGGTTTTGTTGGAGCTATTATTTTACATCCTCAAGGATTTGCCATTCCCCCCAATGTCAATGATTTGGATGATTTTGTTTACCTGTGGAAATTCATTGGAAGTCGGCTCGGTATAATGGACCGAAATAACATCTGTCTTCACAGCTATCAAGAAACATTCTTTATTTGCAAACAAATTGAAGATGATATTCTATTACCAGCATTGAAAAATCCACCAAAGGACTTTGAATTAATGGCAACAGCTTTTACAGATGGCTTGAATTTGTTGCACAAAGTGGGCTTGTATACACCAGAAGCTGTGATCAATTTTGTGCTCGATGTCATCGGTGAGAAAAGAAAGCGCCAGTCCATCACAAATGAGTTgagaattttaattttcaaacttttggtTCAACTCAAATTATATATTCCTGGGTTTCAGTTTTTGATGAATAAACTGgttatgttgttttatttttcagtgaCAAGAAATCAAAAGAAGCAGAAACTGTCATGAATTAATCTATACATAAAGTCATTGTATGTAGAGGATATGATATATTTGCATTCTGGTCATGTTTagaagtttttatttaaaatgatttcaaGTCTCTTTTATTAGTATGGATATATGTCTTTATTAATTGATCATAATTAgtattgtaaatacattttaaaacaatgatgTTTTTGAACGGTCCTGTTGTAGAAAGAATCTATAGGCATATCTAATTTTATCATGTGAAAATAAAAGAATGACATGCATATTACTGTGTAATCCAAACTCTTGCCCTACTAGCAGGGATAGAAACTAAATCTAGTTCGTTAGTCCGAGACTAGTTAAAAATCTGTCTGTCTGATAGTCCCGTGGACAAGTAATCATATCAATTTGATACTTATGCTCCCGTAAGAATGACATCCGAACGAGTGTTGTTTACGACTTTCTGAAACGTGCTTTCTGTAGCCCTTTACGTAAGGAATGCGTTCATTGGATAAACCACGATTGCATCAGCCAATGAGAGATAGGGTTACACATCGCTAACTTACTACAGTCATCAACTATatcttttttaataaaaaatcattattttaagAACATAAAAGTGCAGAATTTGAGAGCTCAGGATATGCTAAAACTCATCTCAGAGCATCTaggtttaatttttttttaattttccggGGGAGGCCCCCCTACCCCCATAGCAGAAGAGGGACCCAGCCCCCCTTCTgcaccacagggacctggcacgatttttttaaaactaacagtatacatatatacatattatagtatcaagggtatgaactcggcggtcgaggaaaacggacctatttgtttaaaaaccgtgattattttaataaattggttctatacaacattgacggatatcttaccttaaagagaaataatttatctttccattgagtgcttgatgaacaaaattggccaagtattgacgaagttatgacttgatgaatcgggaaatttacgaaaaatatgccaggtagacatttccctgtccggtcgaaatgtcgtctcggctctaatgggcacctcaaaaaccaagccataatcacaaaatctacgcttgtggtggtaaacagtacccataactgtggtcatccacaatctcctttggaggtgtcatgacccgtactttgtagaaactccatttaaggtggtagtctcacattccccaaaattttcctgtcgttcaatatttttcatatttgatttatgaagtaaatatgttgttatgcatcttctgtcaaagtttcgaagaaattgaaccatccattttttctaaataaatattcaaatttgccatttttgagTAGATTCTGCACATGATAAAACAGCATTAGTCTGTACTAAATCTGccctgtaaatgaaaataattaacaaaatgttctacgatatatatattgtttaat
This genomic window contains:
- the LOC138318375 gene encoding uncharacterized protein, giving the protein MEKDVFRNLDDLKKGANIPLCVQLKVPNTMPEHCDTEKLKRGQLFFQKNVSNCVLAMLSSLVCGLSISNLLDPLVFTKVSDTPKKSLFRYMRTLVHVIKWHHNDLWNENSPARASLDEVRQKHSAVAEAMLKQEPAGKIHLSQYDMSLVQCGFVGAIILHPQGFAIPPNVNDLDDFVYLWKFIGSRLGIMDRNNICLHSYQETFFICKQIEDDILLPALKNPPKDFELMATAFTDGLNLLHKVGLYTPEAVINFVLDVIGEKRKRQSITNELRILIFKLLVQLKLYIPGFQFLMNKLVMLFYFSVTRNQKKQKLS